One Setaria italica strain Yugu1 chromosome I, Setaria_italica_v2.0, whole genome shotgun sequence DNA window includes the following coding sequences:
- the LOC101769103 gene encoding microfibrillar-associated protein 1 yields MSVAAGVSDAAIAVRDKLRGKIGQTKVKRYWPGKAPEWADDAEEEIDLRTARVSLDKAFPKDEDGDIPAKDDRRLRRLAETRENKEELRADHRRIRQAEIVSTVEEQNERQEADIDEEDEEAQEERRRRIREKQLLREQEEEELLPQEDEEPVEDEESEESEYETDSEDEQMGMAMVKPVFIPKSQRDTIAERERLEEEERQLEELVKKRLEARKIETRQIVVEEIKKEVHIEKALNEEANIEDVDTDDELNEAEEYESWKNREIARIKRDREERDARLKEKEEIEKVRNMTEEERREWERKNPKQLRQTKQKWKFMQKYYHKGAFFQESADDLIQSAGKEDIYSRDFSEPTGEDKMDKSILPKVMQVKHFGRSGRTKWTHLVNEDTTDWNAPWATNGPLRAKYNAKMAGMNAPIAKPKGSKKLKDWDEK; encoded by the exons ATGTCCGTGGCGGCCGGTGTAAGCGATGCGGCCATCGCGGTGCGGGACAAGCTCCGCGGCAAGATTGGCCAGACCAAGGTCAAGCGGTACTGGCCAGGAAAGGCGCCTGAGTGGGCTGATGATGCTGAGGAGGAAATAGACCTCCGCACAGCACGCGTCTCCCTTGACAAGGCATTCCCAAAGGATGAGGATGGTGATATCCCTGCAAAGGACGATCGTCGGCTCCGGCGTCTTGCAGAAACCCGTGAGAACAAGGAGGAGCTGAGGGCAGACCATCGCCGTATACGGCAGGCCGAGATTGTGTCAACTGTTGAGGAGCAGAATGAGAGGCAGGAAGCTGATATcgacgaggaggatgaggaggcccaggaggagaggaggaggaggataaggGAGAAGCAGCTCTTaagggagcaggaggaggaggagctactTCCTCAGGAAGATGAGGAACCTGTAGAGGATGAGGAGTCAGAGGAATCTGAGTATGAGACGGATTCCGAGGACGAGCAGATGGGCATGGCTATGGTGAAACCTGTCTTCATACCAAAGTCACAGAGGGACACCATTGCAGAGCGTGAacggctggaggaggaggagcggcagctTGAGGAGCTGGTCAAGAAGAGGCTGGAGGCTAGGAAGATTGAGACTAGGCAGATTGTGGTTGAAGAGATTAAAAAGGAGGTGCACATTGAAAAGGCACTGAATGAAGAGGCCAACATTGAGGATGTTGATACAGATGATGAGTTGAATGAAGCAGAGGAGTATGAGTCATGGAAGAATAGAGAAATAGCAAGAATTAAGAGGGACAGGGAAGAAAGAGATGCAAGGttgaaggagaaggaggagattGAGAAGGTCAGGAATATGACTGAGGAGGAGCGTCGGGAATGGGAGAGGAAGAATCCGAAGCAGCTTCGGCAGACCAAACAGAAGTGGAAGTTTATGCAAAAGTATTACCACAAAGGTGCCTTCTTCCAGGAAAGTGCTGATGATCTTATTCAGTCAGCTGGTAAAGAAGATATCTACAGCCGTGATTTCTCTGAACCTACTGGGGAAGATAAGATGGATAAGAGCATCCTTCCCAAGGTCATGCAAGTTAAACACTTTGGGCGCAGTGGAAGAACGAAGTGGACACATCTTGTTAACGAGGATACTACAGATTGGAATGCACC ATGGGCTACAAATGGGCCTCTCCGAGCAAAATATAACGCAAAAATGGCAGGCATGAATGCACCTATTGCTAAACCAAAGGGAAGTAAGAAGCTGAAGGACTGGGATGAAAAATGA
- the LOC101768700 gene encoding 7-deoxyloganetin glucosyltransferase, whose amino-acid sequence MARAHAVVVPYPCSGNINPALQLAKLLHRHGVYITFVNTEHNHRRVQDTEGAGAVRGREGFRFEAIPDGLSDADRGKQDYGLSLLVSTNTTCAAPLRDLIARLNGTPGVPPVTCVLPTGLMTFALGVARDLGIPSMVFWCASAASLMAYMWTPELRKRGYVPLKDESYLTNGYLDKTIIDWIPGVPPISLGDVSSFVRTTDPNDIGLGLSEYEPSSCTKAGALILNTFENLDADVLAALRSEYAHVYTVGPLGSLLRHGTAADGDSIDSTGLSLWKQDAECLAWLDTQEPRSVVYVNFGSHTVMTPEQLAEFAWGLAASDHPFLWSIRDDLVRSAGLPPAFVAETAGRCRVAAWCPQEQVVRHPAVGCFLTHNGWNSTCESLAAGMPMVCWPGFADQYINRKYACDVWGVGVRLDDEVRREQVAMRVREAMGSEEIKASAARWKAEALVASCPRGSSYENLLSMVRAMCSSANPED is encoded by the exons ATGGCGAGGGCGCACGCCGTGGTGGTGCCGTACCCGTGCTCCGGCAACATCAACCCGGCGCTGCAGCTCGCCAAGCTGCTCCACCGCCACGGCGTCTACATCACCTTCGTCAACACCGAGCACAACCACCGCCGCGTGCAGGACAccgagggcgccggcgccgtgcgcGGCCGCGAGGGCTTCCGGTTCGAGGCCATCCCGGACGGCCTCTCCGATGCCGACCGCGGCAAGCAGGACTACGGGCTGAGCCTGCTCGTGTCCACGAACACAACCTGCGCGGCGCCGCTGAGGGACCTCATCGCGCGGCTCAACGGCACGCCCGGGGTGCCGCCGGTGACGTGCGTGCTGCCCACGGGGCTGATGACCTTCGCGCTGGGCGTGGCCCGGGACCTGGGCATCCCGAGCATGGTGTTCTGGTGCGCCAGCGCGGCCTCGCTGATGGCGTACATGTGGACGCCGGAGCTAAGGAAGAGAGGCTACGTGCCACTCAAAG ATGAGAGCTACCTGACGAACGGCTACCTGGACAAGACGATCATCGACTGGATCCCAGGCGTGCCTCCCATCAGCCTCGGCGACGTCTCGAGCTTCGTCCGCACCACCGACCCAAATGACATTGGCCTCGGACTCAGCGAGTATGAGCCCAGCAGCTGCACCAAGGCCGGCGCCCTCATCCTCAACACCTTCGAGAACCTTGACGCCGAcgtcctcgccgccctccgctCTGAGTACGCTCACGTCTACACCGTCGGCCCCCTGGGCTCGCTCCTCCGGCACGGCACCGCCGCTGACGGCGACTCTATCGACTCGACCGGCCTGAGCCTGTGGAAGCAGGACGCCGAGTGCCTGGCGTGGCTGGACACGCAGGAGCCGCGCTCCGTCGTGTACGTCAACTTCGGCAGCCACACGGTGATGACGCCGGAGCAGCTGGCCGAGTTCGCGTGGGGCCTCGCGGCGAGCGACCACCCGTTCCTCTGGTCCATCAGGGACGACCTCGTCCGCAGCGCCGGCCTGCCACCGGCGTTCGTGGCCGAGACCGCGGGGCGTTGccgcgtggcggcgtggtgcccGCAGGAGCAGGTGGTGCGCCACCCGGCCGTGGGCTGCTTCCTCACGCACAACGGCTGGAACTCGACGTGCGagagcctcgccgccggcatGCCGATGGTGTGCTGGCCGGGGTTCGCAGACCAGTACATCAACCGCAAGTACGCCTGCGACGTGTGGGGCGTCGGCGTCCGGCTGGATGACGAGGTGAGGAGGGAGCAGGTGGCCATGCGCGTCAGGGAGGCCATGGGGAGCGAGGAGATAAAGGCCAGCGCGGCGAGGTGGAAGGCTGAGGCGTTGGTGGCGAGCTGCCCCCGTGGGTCGTCGTATGAGAACTTGCTGAGCATGGTCAGAGCAATGTGCAGCTCAGCCAACCCCGAAGACTGA